The Planctomycetaceae bacterium genome has a segment encoding these proteins:
- a CDS encoding ISAs1 family transposase gives MTFFISSLRPTASLISKYVSRHWTVENSLHWTLDVTFTEDKSRIRKGTAPAIMGGLRRFVLTLLKRDTSLPKTSLKRKRLRATLSTDTLEAILFGN, from the coding sequence GTGACATTTTTCATCAGCAGCCTGCGACCGACGGCCTCGCTGATTTCCAAATACGTCAGCAGACACTGGACGGTTGAAAACTCGCTGCACTGGACCCTGGATGTAACTTTTACCGAGGACAAAAGCCGGATTCGCAAGGGCACTGCGCCCGCGATCATGGGCGGCCTGCGGCGTTTTGTCCTGACACTGCTCAAGCGCGACACTTCGCTGCCCAAAACAAGCCTCAAGCGAAAACGACTACGCGCCACACTCAGCACTGACACCCTCGAAGCCATTCTGTTCGGAAATTAG
- a CDS encoding FAD-dependent oxidoreductase: MLFRITNLRVAVEQPERELLHVLAKRLNVAVADLRSMRILRRSLDARQRDRLQFVYSVAVDGPDSLSNRSAGDFRAEAYQPESFFDPDPGGQPMTSQPVVVGSGPAGLLAGYYLATRGYRPIVLERGQPVKDRVPAIRRFDCGGEHDPENNYLFGEGGAGCFSDGKLTCRITGPDVDWVLQSFVDCGGRESLIYEHRPHLGSNRLPLICRNFRRRTESLGGEYRFGCRLEGLRITDGRLTGVATSSGLIETNHCVLAIGHSARDTYQMLFDAGLPLRAKAFQLGLRIEQPQATVNDHKYGRPEYLPLLGAADYSLVAKGPRDLFTFCMCAGGVVIPSVSEPEMFCSNGMSNSRHDTPFANSGLVVTLKPEQFGSDHPLAGVALQRQYESAAFRLTGGTYYAPIQRAIDFLEGRTPAAGEKLASSYHRGTAVRNLCEVLPPVILEAVKRGLPIMDSRWHGKFLKDATLVGPEMRGSSPIRIDRDRQSFQVPGMTGIYPVGEGAGYAGGIVTAAVDGLRAARKIVEVFAAPDGR; the protein is encoded by the coding sequence ATGTTGTTTCGAATTACGAATTTGCGAGTCGCCGTCGAGCAGCCTGAACGTGAGCTGCTGCACGTGCTGGCAAAGCGATTGAACGTGGCCGTCGCGGATCTTCGTTCGATGCGAATTCTGCGGCGAAGTCTGGATGCCCGGCAGCGCGACAGACTGCAGTTCGTGTATTCGGTGGCGGTGGACGGACCGGATTCTCTTTCGAACCGAAGCGCAGGCGACTTTCGAGCGGAAGCATACCAGCCGGAGTCGTTCTTTGATCCCGATCCTGGCGGGCAGCCGATGACCTCACAGCCGGTCGTTGTGGGTTCCGGGCCCGCGGGACTGCTGGCCGGCTATTACCTCGCGACAAGGGGCTATCGGCCGATTGTTCTGGAACGAGGACAGCCGGTGAAGGATCGCGTCCCGGCCATCCGGCGATTCGATTGCGGCGGCGAACATGATCCGGAGAACAACTACCTGTTTGGCGAGGGCGGCGCCGGCTGCTTCAGCGACGGCAAACTGACGTGTCGCATCACCGGGCCGGACGTCGACTGGGTTCTTCAGAGTTTTGTCGACTGCGGTGGCCGTGAATCACTGATCTACGAGCATCGCCCTCATCTGGGCAGCAACAGACTGCCGCTCATTTGTCGCAACTTTCGACGAAGGACGGAGTCGCTCGGCGGGGAATATCGCTTCGGCTGCCGCCTGGAGGGTCTAAGGATTACAGACGGCCGGCTGACGGGAGTAGCAACGTCGAGCGGGCTGATCGAGACGAATCACTGCGTACTGGCAATCGGCCATAGTGCCCGCGACACTTACCAGATGCTGTTTGACGCCGGACTGCCGCTGCGAGCCAAGGCGTTTCAGCTTGGGCTGCGAATCGAACAGCCTCAGGCAACGGTCAACGACCACAAATACGGCCGTCCCGAATATCTGCCGCTGCTGGGAGCCGCCGACTATTCTCTGGTGGCGAAGGGACCACGCGACCTGTTTACATTTTGTATGTGTGCCGGAGGAGTTGTGATTCCCAGCGTGTCCGAGCCGGAGATGTTCTGTTCCAACGGAATGAGCAACTCCCGGCACGACACACCATTTGCAAACAGCGGGCTGGTAGTGACTCTGAAACCGGAACAGTTCGGCAGCGATCATCCGCTGGCCGGAGTCGCTCTGCAGCGGCAGTACGAATCGGCCGCGTTTCGGCTCACGGGCGGAACGTACTACGCTCCCATCCAGCGGGCGATCGATTTTCTGGAAGGAAGAACTCCGGCAGCCGGCGAGAAGCTGGCGTCGTCGTATCATCGCGGCACGGCGGTTCGAAATCTGTGTGAAGTTCTGCCACCCGTGATTCTGGAGGCCGTGAAACGCGGTCTGCCGATCATGGACAGCAGGTGGCACGGGAAGTTTCTGAAAGACGCGACACTGGTCGGACCGGAGATGCGCGGAAGTTCGCCCATTCGCATTGACCGTGACCGGCAGTCGTTTCAGGTTCCCGGGATGACGGGCATCTATCCCGTGGGCGAAGGCGCGGGCTATGCCGGCGGTATCGTAACAGCGGCGGTCGACGGTCTGCGGGCGGCCAGAAAAATCGTGGAGGTCTTTGCAGCCCCCGATGGCCGGTAA